A DNA window from Sphingopyxis macrogoltabida contains the following coding sequences:
- a CDS encoding alpha/beta fold hydrolase: MEDIALIDPPVQSMTLADGRTLSWQEFGVPDGRPVLYFHGGGSFSLEAGIFYREAVRNNLRLISTNRPGAGDSTLCPGRPVAAYSDDLTELLDRLKIEKFACLGESNGGMMTLATAATMAPRVLGAIPINPTVPWFDPVARRVSPGSVAVAYRLMRHAPWLLATLAKVAAGRMPKMKAARRPSTGRFDRANLIGPPPGTEPDVADLQWRIMACHNKAALLAEVRWASADWGFDPHSIPTRLDFFCGVHDAQAPFALVLADHNPDASFHYFSYGHNAFSHPDVRRRIMDMIASYFER; this comes from the coding sequence ATGGAAGATATCGCTCTGATCGATCCGCCGGTGCAATCGATGACGCTTGCCGACGGGCGGACATTGTCCTGGCAGGAGTTCGGCGTGCCCGACGGACGGCCGGTACTCTATTTCCACGGCGGCGGCAGCTTCAGCCTCGAAGCCGGGATTTTCTATCGCGAGGCGGTGCGGAACAACCTCCGCCTCATCTCGACCAACCGGCCCGGCGCCGGGGATTCGACGCTTTGCCCCGGCCGCCCCGTTGCTGCTTATTCCGACGATTTGACCGAGTTGCTCGACCGGCTGAAAATCGAAAAATTCGCCTGCCTCGGCGAATCGAACGGCGGCATGATGACGCTGGCGACCGCCGCGACGATGGCGCCGCGCGTTCTCGGTGCCATTCCGATCAATCCGACTGTTCCATGGTTCGACCCGGTGGCACGGCGCGTTTCTCCGGGTTCGGTGGCCGTCGCCTATCGCCTGATGCGGCACGCGCCGTGGTTGCTCGCGACGCTGGCGAAAGTGGCGGCGGGCCGGATGCCGAAGATGAAGGCGGCCCGGCGGCCAAGCACCGGGCGGTTCGACCGCGCGAACCTGATCGGCCCGCCGCCGGGCACCGAGCCCGATGTCGCCGACCTGCAGTGGCGGATCATGGCATGCCACAACAAGGCCGCGCTCCTCGCCGAAGTGCGCTGGGCATCGGCGGACTGGGGATTCGACCCGCATTCGATCCCCACCCGCCTGGACTTCTTCTGCGGCGTCCATGACGCGCAGGCGCCCTTTGCGCTGGTGCTCGCGGATCATAACCCCGACGCCAGCTTCCACTATTTTTCATACGGGCATAACGCCTTCTCGCACCCCGATGTGCGGCGGCGGATCATGGATATGATCGCAAGCTATTTCGAGCGCTGA
- a CDS encoding helix-turn-helix transcriptional regulator: MRSSLADASTAPADSALTRRMAKRRSRTELAVASRSSTALGFRRFAIAGDLPPMAMNYAMKQWAAGWAEEAARNAEREVEAVEPLGDTHHCRAYPAADIGTGYFECCGLADGFLIHFNDITHAAPYPMTISAPDLLRVRVASDDDAEYVSPRGDRLDLKGAGCAIIIEPAGMPPAQAVFAGHCRTASVYIHRSALQRLYAQREHELPAVLQAFIAGNLRQTVARRLPLGAGLIRCLDDLHACDLTEHSRRLFIRSKAIEILCHAFKAMAQEEDFGSPEASALMTRGVLRAQRLLIDNFASPPSLDDLAREAGLSRSSLCAGFRQIVGQTVFDYIADLRMQHALALLNQRDASITEIAYAVGYSHPSSFSLAVQRRFGTSPSELRRRGLPAI; the protein is encoded by the coding sequence ATGCGATCGAGCCTTGCCGATGCCAGCACCGCCCCCGCCGATTCGGCGCTGACCCGGCGAATGGCCAAGCGGCGTTCGCGCACCGAGCTCGCAGTTGCGTCGCGATCCTCGACGGCACTCGGATTTCGGCGTTTCGCGATTGCCGGCGACCTTCCTCCCATGGCGATGAACTATGCGATGAAGCAATGGGCTGCGGGGTGGGCCGAGGAGGCGGCGAGGAACGCGGAGCGCGAGGTCGAGGCGGTCGAACCCCTGGGCGACACCCATCATTGCCGGGCCTATCCGGCGGCGGACATCGGCACCGGATATTTCGAATGTTGCGGTCTGGCCGACGGGTTCCTGATCCATTTCAACGATATCACCCATGCCGCGCCGTATCCGATGACGATATCGGCCCCCGATCTGTTGCGGGTGCGTGTCGCAAGCGACGACGATGCCGAATATGTCTCGCCGCGCGGCGACCGGCTCGACCTCAAAGGCGCCGGCTGTGCGATCATTATCGAACCCGCCGGCATGCCGCCCGCCCAGGCTGTGTTCGCCGGCCATTGCCGGACGGCGAGCGTCTATATCCACCGCAGCGCGCTCCAGCGCCTTTATGCCCAACGCGAACACGAACTGCCGGCGGTGCTGCAGGCCTTTATCGCCGGCAACCTGCGCCAGACGGTCGCGCGGCGCCTGCCGCTCGGGGCAGGGCTCATCCGCTGCTTGGACGACCTGCACGCCTGCGACCTCACCGAACACAGCCGCCGCCTGTTCATCCGATCGAAGGCGATCGAAATCCTCTGCCATGCTTTCAAGGCGATGGCGCAGGAGGAGGATTTCGGGTCGCCCGAAGCCTCGGCGCTGATGACGCGCGGGGTGCTGAGGGCGCAGCGCCTGCTGATCGACAATTTCGCCAGCCCGCCGTCACTCGACGACCTTGCGCGCGAGGCGGGGCTCAGCCGCAGCAGCCTGTGTGCGGGCTTTCGCCAGATCGTCGGCCAGACGGTGTTCGACTATATCGCCGACCTCCGGATGCAGCATGCGCTCGCCTTGCTGAACCAGCGCGACGCCTCGATCACCGAGATCGCCTATGCGGTCGGGTACAGCCATCCGTCGAGCTTCTCGCTCGCAGTGCAGCGCCGTTTCGGTACGTCGCCGAGCGAGTTACGGCGGCGCGGACTGCCGGCGATCTGA
- a CDS encoding DUF885 domain-containing protein: MPTNIEQKQALDALVTESWEALLERDPYTATTAGRKVTGFGRGDLAEAEAVAAAARIRRKRLDSIDISGLDRTDRLTAAFLANLLDTEIDEPQRWWTSFGIAPYSSLFLSMVPQMLFAPIDLTDPAEADRYLKLAGDFADLVEALRERVEAQAGRGWRLPKPALPGARRALEGNGSMAVTAILPADDRAVSEETRTAIATLVDERLKPAFARLIDMIGPDYEAAAPEAAGMMHQPGGADAYRLWLRYHLGADIDPADLHQTGLDEVAALAAEMERVRVAQFGHNGDEASFHELLARDPKAKAPSAEALEATYNRHLDRMAPVFARMFRKAPLAKGIVKRLPAELEAGMTFGYYSQPKEIGADGIYYYSGNGIPERMQMNAAALIFHELVPGHHVHLSRQQENEALPEIRRNLLISTAFNEGWAEYASGLGEEAGLFDNPYDYYGFLSHQRFVSQRLVVDTGLNALGWTLDQAHAYMSANTLEKPEQVTSDILRYATDLPGQALCYRWGCLKFRELRARAEAALGPKFDLADFHEAILDQGALPIPVLEQSLDEWARERAGVAA, encoded by the coding sequence GTGCCGACGAATATCGAACAGAAGCAGGCGCTCGACGCGCTTGTCACCGAAAGCTGGGAAGCCTTGCTCGAGCGCGATCCCTATACCGCCACGACCGCCGGCCGGAAGGTCACGGGGTTCGGCCGCGGCGACCTTGCCGAAGCCGAAGCTGTCGCGGCGGCGGCGCGGATCCGGCGCAAGCGTCTGGACAGCATCGATATTTCGGGGCTCGATCGCACCGACCGGCTGACCGCCGCCTTCCTCGCCAACCTGCTCGACACCGAAATCGACGAACCGCAGCGCTGGTGGACGAGTTTCGGCATTGCGCCCTATTCCAGCCTGTTCCTGTCGATGGTCCCGCAAATGCTGTTCGCGCCGATCGACCTGACCGATCCCGCCGAGGCGGATCGTTACCTGAAGCTGGCCGGGGATTTCGCCGATCTGGTCGAGGCGCTGCGCGAACGTGTCGAGGCACAGGCCGGGCGCGGCTGGCGGCTGCCCAAGCCCGCGCTTCCAGGTGCCCGCCGCGCGCTCGAAGGCAATGGTTCGATGGCGGTCACCGCCATCCTTCCCGCCGACGACCGCGCAGTGAGCGAAGAGACGCGCACGGCGATCGCGACACTTGTCGACGAACGGCTCAAACCCGCCTTCGCCCGCCTGATCGACATGATCGGTCCCGATTATGAAGCCGCGGCGCCCGAAGCCGCAGGCATGATGCACCAGCCGGGCGGCGCCGACGCCTATCGCCTGTGGCTGCGCTATCATCTTGGCGCCGACATCGACCCTGCCGACCTCCACCAGACCGGCCTCGACGAAGTCGCCGCGCTGGCCGCCGAGATGGAACGCGTGCGGGTCGCGCAGTTCGGCCACAACGGCGACGAAGCCTCGTTCCACGAATTGCTGGCGCGCGATCCGAAAGCGAAAGCGCCATCGGCCGAGGCGCTGGAAGCAACCTATAACCGCCATCTCGATCGCATGGCGCCGGTGTTCGCACGCATGTTCCGCAAGGCGCCGCTCGCCAAAGGCATTGTGAAGCGCCTGCCCGCCGAGCTCGAGGCGGGAATGACCTTCGGCTATTATTCGCAGCCGAAGGAGATCGGCGCCGACGGCATCTATTATTACAGCGGCAACGGGATTCCCGAGCGGATGCAGATGAATGCCGCGGCGCTTATCTTTCACGAGTTGGTTCCCGGCCACCATGTCCATCTTTCGCGCCAGCAGGAGAATGAGGCGCTTCCCGAAATCCGCCGCAACCTGCTGATCTCGACCGCCTTCAACGAAGGCTGGGCCGAATATGCGTCGGGGCTCGGCGAGGAAGCGGGTCTCTTCGACAATCCTTATGATTATTACGGCTTCCTGTCGCACCAGCGGTTCGTGTCGCAGCGGCTCGTCGTCGATACCGGGCTCAACGCGCTCGGCTGGACGCTCGATCAGGCGCACGCCTATATGAGCGCCAACACGCTCGAAAAGCCCGAGCAGGTAACGAGCGACATCTTGCGCTATGCCACCGACCTGCCCGGGCAGGCGCTCTGCTATCGCTGGGGCTGCCTGAAGTTCCGCGAATTGCGTGCCAGGGCCGAAGCCGCGCTGGGGCCGAAGTTCGACCTCGCCGATTTCCACGAGGCGATCCTCGATCAGGGGGCGCTGCCGATCCCGGTGCTCGAACAAAGCCTCGACGAATGGGCGCGCGAACGCGCTGGCGTCGCGGCTTGA
- a CDS encoding helix-turn-helix transcriptional regulator, whose protein sequence is MQQAIPPGSGAQTAAVTISPLTRGRKSLRVTAAAARRRFPVDADTLPAVSVEREVPDFLGDEDPERIPGVETFTQLGHPGHFRVHGLTDHAFGHFEFCRLDDGFFAGICDTTYLEPLATTMVADNMLRVIIASEGDGEYATARGEIVDFKGPGAVIIIEPAGQPPAETVFFGRNLGVHLYIHCDALKRLYAGEEGDLPALLRAFIAGSLPATVARRLPLTPQLLRFLEDLKDCTLEGRSRRLLIQSKAIEILCHAFEALDQDANGEAFAGASKLAASGVLKAQRLLSDNFVSPPSLDDLAHQVGLSRSGLCAAFRQIVGQTVFDYIADLRMQQALALLNESGATISEVAYAVGYGHPSSFSVAVQRRFGTTASELRRRGLPAA, encoded by the coding sequence ATGCAGCAAGCGATCCCTCCCGGTTCCGGCGCGCAGACTGCCGCCGTGACGATTTCGCCGCTCACCCGCGGCCGCAAAAGCCTTCGGGTGACGGCCGCCGCTGCGCGGCGCCGCTTTCCCGTCGATGCAGACACATTGCCCGCAGTATCGGTCGAGCGCGAAGTGCCGGATTTCCTTGGTGACGAAGACCCCGAGCGGATTCCGGGCGTCGAAACCTTTACGCAGCTTGGCCACCCCGGCCATTTTCGCGTTCACGGCCTGACCGACCATGCGTTCGGGCATTTCGAATTCTGCCGGCTGGACGACGGCTTTTTCGCAGGGATTTGCGACACCACCTACCTCGAACCGCTCGCGACAACGATGGTCGCCGACAATATGCTGCGGGTGATCATCGCGAGCGAGGGCGACGGCGAATATGCGACCGCGCGTGGCGAAATCGTCGACTTCAAGGGGCCGGGCGCGGTGATCATCATCGAACCGGCCGGCCAGCCACCGGCCGAGACGGTGTTCTTCGGGCGCAACCTCGGTGTCCACCTCTATATCCACTGCGACGCGCTGAAACGCCTGTACGCCGGAGAGGAAGGCGACCTGCCGGCGCTGCTCAGGGCTTTCATCGCCGGCAGCCTGCCCGCCACGGTCGCGCGCCGTTTACCGCTGACACCGCAATTGCTGCGCTTCCTCGAGGATCTGAAGGATTGCACGCTGGAAGGCCGCAGCCGACGGTTGCTGATCCAGTCGAAGGCCATCGAGATCCTCTGTCACGCCTTCGAGGCCCTCGACCAGGACGCGAATGGCGAAGCCTTCGCGGGCGCGTCGAAGCTCGCGGCCAGTGGCGTCCTCAAGGCACAGCGCCTGCTGAGCGACAATTTCGTGAGCCCGCCGTCACTCGACGACCTCGCGCATCAGGTCGGGCTCAGCCGCAGCGGCCTGTGCGCGGCGTTCCGCCAGATCGTCGGCCAGACGGTGTTCGACTATATCGCCGACCTGCGCATGCAGCAGGCGCTGGCCCTGCTCAATGAAAGCGGCGCGACGATCTCCGAAGTCGCTTATGCGGTCGGCTATGGCCATCCTTCGAGCTTTTCGGTCGCGGTGCAGCGCCGCTTCGGCACGACCGCGAGCGAGCTGCGGCGGCGCGGTCTTCCGGCCGCCTGA